Proteins from a single region of Candidatus Fermentibacter sp.:
- a CDS encoding SAM-dependent chlorinase/fluorinase, with translation MIHNVFVLSDFGSRDTYCGQMKAALLGALGGEANLVDLTCCIPPGDIRGGAFDLMVSLPRLPRGSGVLAVVDPGVGTSRRAILAECGGCVTACPDNGLLSWVDTERAFSLPMPAHACSPTFHGRDIFAPALARALSDRGWMESLEAVDPATLVRFPKGSASARGGVLDVPIARVDGFGNCILWLTWEDLGGREPVALRNPRGSSFTLRPADTYGPARPGLLLLEGSCGLLEVALSGGSASFFTGLSEGDTVEVSFPG, from the coding sequence ATGATCCACAACGTTTTCGTCCTGTCTGATTTCGGATCCAGGGACACCTACTGCGGCCAGATGAAGGCGGCCCTCCTCGGAGCTCTCGGAGGGGAGGCGAACCTCGTCGACCTCACGTGCTGCATCCCGCCGGGCGACATCCGCGGAGGAGCGTTCGACCTCATGGTGAGCCTGCCACGCCTTCCGCGCGGATCGGGCGTGCTGGCCGTGGTCGATCCCGGCGTGGGCACCTCCCGGAGGGCGATCCTCGCCGAGTGCGGGGGATGCGTGACCGCCTGCCCCGACAACGGGCTCCTGAGCTGGGTGGACACCGAGAGGGCCTTCTCCCTGCCGATGCCCGCGCACGCCTGCAGTCCGACCTTCCACGGCAGGGACATCTTCGCACCCGCCCTGGCAAGGGCGCTCTCCGACAGGGGCTGGATGGAATCGCTCGAAGCGGTCGACCCGGCCACGCTGGTGAGGTTCCCGAAGGGCTCGGCCTCGGCCAGGGGAGGCGTGCTCGATGTCCCGATAGCGAGGGTGGACGGTTTCGGCAACTGCATACTCTGGCTGACGTGGGAGGATCTCGGCGGGCGCGAGCCCGTCGCCCTGAGGAATCCGAGGGGCAGCAGCTTCACTCTGAGGCCGGCCGACACCTACGGTCCCGCGCGCCCCGGCCTCCTGCTCCTCGAAGGGAGCTGCGGCCTGCTCGAGGTCGCCCTCAGCGGGGGCAGCGCCTCGTTCTTCACGGGCCTCTCGGAAGGCGACACGGTCGAGGTGAGCTTCCCGGGATGA
- a CDS encoding SpoIIE family protein phosphatase → MEYLRLCLAAERRTFPGGLVELLRNDLGRARPPAWADGVELVDSPSDSDAVLLVFNGDPSDEIRRIFYEGFALSLPMAALSLGEPVSEDAIHAKLRSWKTFWIFGTPEEALRIISGQVAGWLSNVSRDGLPYPCGDSLLESFGHIDRGMVDTPSLDRALDVLRRRGFVCLSGSLGSGKTSMARLLLSISAGEGLNPIELISADLDVRKVESILTGPEDCAVFYDLDTLRRFTGIWSAYIWDVALSLMIRATEHRRRLVLASSSPKLEILFASYGDAHVNLPAPAGSRGWRLEQGHDEYDRLLSLDPVDAAEHVLISMFEPLVSENLFQHTLFDLWERLFLIHAGRFPSPDELAARYAGSDAARGVAPFRRVTIDGEHHFATSDATLMNAADDAIRTMISRGDPLVHSISEILLSSRESRVRKAGFSLAHFHPVFSADEKAVLIHAASREEDGDNLVDVLTVLLKDPSAVDGGIVSLCDRLSSSPDPGKRRSLAEAASMQWTRTDVRFRDILGRLVSDPEASVRASFMHGISIWGLADDPGGYFSTLVGDPSEEVRGELMAFIGSRFPRVGADEKEAVNGVLSSGNGRLSARLAWGLLNRAPEEFSEEFTDLLWILLGKLPSGGKGMVARQIGGRLRYFDGDVRRALVSNLEEKDQTAIVTCLLMNHSWLTREEDDRLWNIAKSRISGDHPFASLILRYFRVFDRERQIDLVETALGSEAYQGREALGQLMARQRWDLVEIAALSCRKLVGTGPAETRARLAWFVILNLDPLGADGRVFVDDLAADSSPLVRASLARAILRQGLGGEYAERILGALAGDPERSVRAVAGEALGRLSGRLGPVCSEALGKLLADDDSTVRARAVRGVVDAIHLPLAGMLSRLADASADPSPGVRREVVSLLEEHHQLLSEPDTAEIVSGLLKDPDEKIRMESARLVTSSPVLLASEPVRRRLPDLLLNRVSSGATIQEELSTAREIQKDLLPDHAPRLESYDVESFYSPAREIGGDYYDFFELPENNLGLAVGDVTGKGIPAALTMASLKGNLNAQVQNVYSISEIMRRVNDSISAGAEGSSLAGLFYGVLNLDSGLLTYVNAGHNPPVLVKREGQTKLLTEGGLLLGAVPGAEYEHGFMNLETADVLILYTDGITEAMDRDGEEFGLSRLVDVALRSRDLSSRQIVSRILDAVKRHSAGQPRADDQTLVVVRHR, encoded by the coding sequence GTGGAATACCTCCGACTCTGTCTCGCCGCCGAGAGGCGAACATTCCCCGGCGGGCTGGTCGAGTTGCTCAGGAACGACCTCGGAAGGGCGCGGCCGCCTGCCTGGGCCGACGGCGTCGAGCTGGTCGACAGCCCGTCCGATTCCGACGCGGTGCTCCTCGTCTTCAACGGAGATCCTTCCGACGAGATCAGGAGGATCTTCTACGAGGGATTCGCCCTGTCGCTGCCCATGGCGGCCCTGAGCCTAGGCGAACCGGTCTCCGAGGACGCGATCCATGCAAAGCTGCGCTCCTGGAAGACCTTCTGGATCTTCGGAACGCCCGAGGAAGCCCTCCGGATCATCTCCGGCCAGGTTGCGGGATGGCTCTCGAACGTCTCCCGCGACGGGCTCCCCTATCCCTGCGGCGACAGCCTGCTCGAGAGCTTCGGGCACATCGACCGGGGGATGGTCGACACTCCCTCCCTCGACAGGGCCCTCGACGTCCTCAGGCGGCGGGGGTTCGTCTGCCTGAGCGGATCGCTCGGTTCGGGGAAGACCTCCATGGCGAGGCTCCTCCTGTCGATCTCGGCCGGGGAGGGGCTCAACCCGATCGAGCTGATCTCCGCCGACCTCGATGTCAGGAAGGTCGAGAGCATTCTCACGGGCCCGGAGGACTGCGCGGTCTTCTACGATCTGGACACTCTCAGGCGCTTCACGGGCATCTGGTCGGCCTACATCTGGGACGTCGCGCTTTCGCTGATGATCCGGGCCACGGAGCACAGGCGCAGGCTCGTCCTCGCATCGTCCTCCCCGAAGCTCGAGATCCTGTTCGCATCCTACGGCGACGCCCACGTCAACCTGCCCGCGCCTGCCGGGAGCAGGGGCTGGAGGCTCGAACAGGGGCACGACGAGTACGACAGGCTGCTCTCGCTGGATCCCGTCGACGCGGCGGAGCACGTGCTCATCTCGATGTTCGAACCCCTGGTGTCCGAGAACCTCTTCCAGCATACCCTCTTCGACCTCTGGGAGAGGCTCTTCCTGATCCACGCCGGGAGATTCCCCTCACCCGACGAGCTCGCGGCGCGATATGCCGGAAGCGACGCGGCCAGGGGCGTGGCCCCGTTCAGGCGGGTGACGATAGACGGCGAGCACCACTTCGCCACGTCCGACGCGACCCTGATGAATGCTGCCGACGATGCGATCAGGACCATGATCTCCCGCGGAGACCCGCTGGTGCATTCGATCTCCGAGATCCTACTCTCTTCGCGCGAATCGAGGGTCAGGAAGGCCGGTTTCAGCCTCGCGCACTTCCATCCCGTCTTCTCCGCGGACGAGAAGGCGGTCCTGATCCATGCCGCCTCGCGCGAGGAGGACGGGGACAACCTCGTCGACGTTCTCACGGTCCTTCTCAAGGATCCGTCCGCCGTCGACGGGGGGATAGTCAGCCTCTGCGACAGGCTGTCGTCATCCCCCGATCCCGGCAAGAGGAGGAGCCTCGCCGAGGCCGCCTCCATGCAGTGGACGAGAACGGACGTCCGCTTCCGCGACATCCTCGGGCGCCTGGTCTCCGACCCAGAGGCTTCTGTGAGGGCCTCCTTCATGCACGGTATCTCGATCTGGGGGCTCGCCGACGATCCCGGCGGGTACTTCTCGACACTGGTCGGAGATCCGTCGGAGGAGGTCAGGGGGGAGCTGATGGCCTTCATCGGCAGCAGGTTCCCCAGGGTGGGCGCCGACGAGAAGGAAGCCGTCAACGGCGTGCTGTCCTCGGGCAACGGGAGGCTCTCGGCCAGGCTGGCATGGGGTCTGCTGAACAGGGCTCCTGAGGAGTTCTCCGAGGAGTTCACGGATCTCCTGTGGATCCTGCTGGGCAAGCTTCCGTCGGGCGGCAAGGGCATGGTGGCCAGGCAGATCGGCGGAAGGCTCAGGTACTTCGACGGAGATGTCAGGAGGGCCCTGGTCTCGAATCTCGAGGAGAAGGACCAGACCGCCATAGTCACGTGCCTCCTGATGAACCACTCCTGGCTCACCCGCGAGGAGGACGACAGGCTCTGGAACATCGCCAAGAGCCGCATCTCGGGCGACCATCCCTTCGCGTCGCTCATCCTGAGGTACTTCAGGGTGTTCGACCGGGAGCGCCAGATAGACCTCGTGGAGACAGCGCTCGGTTCCGAGGCCTACCAGGGCCGGGAAGCGCTCGGGCAGCTCATGGCCAGGCAGAGGTGGGACCTCGTCGAGATAGCCGCCCTCTCGTGCCGCAAGCTCGTCGGAACGGGTCCGGCCGAGACCAGGGCCCGTCTCGCATGGTTCGTGATCCTGAATCTCGACCCGCTCGGAGCGGACGGGCGCGTTTTCGTGGACGACCTGGCCGCCGACTCCTCGCCCCTGGTGAGGGCTTCCCTCGCCCGTGCCATCCTGAGGCAGGGCCTGGGAGGCGAATATGCCGAGCGCATCCTCGGCGCACTGGCCGGCGACCCGGAGAGGTCCGTCAGGGCCGTGGCCGGAGAGGCCCTGGGCAGGCTCTCGGGCAGGCTCGGGCCGGTGTGTTCCGAAGCGCTGGGGAAGCTCCTGGCCGACGATGACTCCACCGTGAGGGCGAGAGCCGTCAGGGGGGTGGTTGACGCCATCCACCTGCCCCTGGCCGGGATGCTCTCCCGTCTCGCCGATGCGTCCGCCGATCCCTCGCCCGGGGTCAGGCGCGAGGTCGTATCCCTCCTGGAGGAGCACCACCAGCTCCTGTCCGAGCCGGATACCGCCGAGATCGTCTCGGGGCTCCTCAAGGACCCGGACGAGAAGATCCGGATGGAATCGGCCAGGCTCGTGACCTCGAGCCCGGTGCTGCTGGCTTCGGAACCTGTCCGCAGGAGGCTGCCCGACCTGCTCCTGAACAGAGTCTCCTCCGGAGCGACCATCCAGGAGGAGCTGAGCACGGCGCGGGAGATTCAGAAGGACCTGCTCCCCGACCACGCCCCGAGGCTGGAGTCCTACGACGTCGAATCCTTCTACAGCCCCGCGCGCGAGATAGGCGGGGACTACTACGACTTCTTCGAGCTGCCCGAGAACAACCTCGGGCTGGCGGTAGGCGACGTGACGGGGAAGGGCATCCCCGCGGCCCTGACCATGGCCAGCCTGAAGGGCAACCTCAACGCACAGGTCCAGAACGTCTATTCGATCAGCGAGATAATGCGCCGTGTCAACGACTCGATCTCGGCAGGGGCGGAGGGCTCCTCCCTCGCCGGCCTCTTCTACGGCGTGCTGAACCTGGACAGCGGCCTCCTGACCTACGTCAACGCCGGCCACAATCCTCCGGTACTGGTGAAGAGGGAGGGCCAGACGAAGCTGCTCACCGAGGGCGGGCTCCTCCTCGGCGCCGTTCCGGGAGCCGAGTACGAGCACGGCTTCATGAACCTCGAGACTGCCGACGTGCTGATCCTGTACACGGACGGCATCACTGAGGCCATGGACCGGGATGGAGAGGAGTTCGGCCTCTCCCGCCTCGTGGATGTGGCCCTGAGATCGAGGGACCTCTCGAGCAGGCAGATAGTCTCCAGGATCCTGGATGCGGTGAAGAGGCATTCGGCCGGGCAGCCCAGAGCGGACGACCAGACGCTGGTCGTAGTGAGGCACAGATGA
- a CDS encoding ATP-binding protein — protein sequence MSPISLAVPSIETFLEPVQVFVEKVGLAAGVEEDELTSLSIAVLELVKNGMEHGNGMNADKQVRVDFEVLPGRLLVKVSDTGSWKPECDLGYQPGEGEKLFCDRGRGILIARNLARWVEFGLDEEGNTRVTLTWPLT from the coding sequence TTGAGCCCGATAAGCCTCGCCGTCCCTAGCATCGAGACCTTTCTCGAACCCGTCCAGGTCTTCGTCGAGAAGGTTGGTCTGGCCGCCGGAGTCGAGGAGGACGAACTCACATCCCTCTCCATCGCTGTGCTCGAACTCGTCAAGAACGGGATGGAGCACGGCAACGGGATGAACGCCGACAAGCAGGTCAGGGTCGACTTCGAGGTCCTCCCCGGAAGGCTGCTGGTGAAGGTGTCCGACACCGGATCCTGGAAGCCGGAGTGCGATCTCGGCTACCAGCCCGGCGAGGGGGAGAAGCTCTTCTGCGACAGGGGCCGCGGGATACTGATCGCGCGGAACCTCGCGAGATGGGTCGAATTCGGCCTCGACGAAGAAGGGAACACCAGGGTCACCCTGACCTGGCCCCTCACATAA